In a genomic window of Mycolicibacter heraklionensis:
- a CDS encoding amidohydrolase → MTTSRRRFMAGMAAAAAGTAVGGLAGCGSRGPGADTIFIGGPVVTVAPGPPEAEALAVTGGRISQVGTADEVLRLRGSGTTVVDLRGRALLPAFVEPHGHPFEMGSTLAPPAIDVRPFTVPTANGVFAKLAEAVADTPKGQPILLNGVDPLLQTGLQPFSRTELSRLAPNNPVVIISNSGHAAYGNTAAFTAAGITKTTPNPAGAQYIHGPDGQLTGEVREAAAVMALVAPFSGAIMANAGDNLRWAYAQLARAGIATATEHSYDARAQSEVFGKLAQQADCAVRVRAYEIGTPELAADPKNVRGRRARADVLFDKIGMKMWADGSPWQGNIFTTFPYLTNATTAGMGLGPDHRGRMNYPPEQIQDLTKAFVDQHWQVSCHVHGDAAIDVVLDAFEQARTPPALRPRIEHVGAMRPDQFARAANLGITPSLFIEHIYFWGDVLVDKLFGMEHGSHWMSARSALDAGLRLSFHNDGTVTPPNPIGNIATAVNRIAKGSGRVLAPEQRIGVDAAIKAQTLNAAWQLRLDTEIGSLEPGKYADLVVLSHNPRRVPPADLRDVAVEATYLMGRQTYGKVLG, encoded by the coding sequence GTGACGACGAGCAGGCGGCGGTTCATGGCCGGGATGGCGGCCGCGGCCGCGGGCACCGCGGTCGGCGGGCTGGCTGGTTGCGGTTCGCGGGGACCGGGCGCCGACACCATTTTCATCGGCGGTCCGGTGGTGACGGTGGCGCCGGGCCCTCCGGAGGCTGAAGCGCTCGCGGTCACCGGCGGACGGATCAGCCAGGTCGGCACGGCCGATGAGGTGCTGCGACTGCGGGGGTCGGGAACCACCGTCGTCGACCTGCGCGGCCGGGCGCTGCTGCCGGCGTTCGTGGAGCCGCATGGTCATCCCTTCGAGATGGGCTCCACACTGGCTCCGCCGGCCATCGACGTGCGTCCCTTCACGGTCCCCACTGCGAACGGGGTGTTCGCGAAACTGGCCGAGGCCGTGGCCGACACGCCCAAGGGCCAGCCGATTCTGCTCAACGGGGTCGATCCCTTGCTGCAGACCGGGCTGCAGCCCTTCAGCCGTACCGAGCTGTCCCGGCTCGCCCCGAACAACCCCGTGGTGATCATTTCCAACAGCGGCCATGCCGCCTACGGCAACACTGCCGCGTTCACCGCGGCCGGTATCACCAAAACCACCCCGAACCCCGCCGGGGCGCAGTACATCCACGGTCCCGACGGACAGCTGACCGGCGAGGTGCGCGAGGCGGCGGCGGTGATGGCGCTGGTTGCGCCGTTCTCCGGCGCGATCATGGCCAACGCCGGGGACAACCTGCGCTGGGCCTACGCCCAACTCGCCCGCGCGGGAATCGCCACCGCCACCGAGCATTCCTACGACGCGCGTGCGCAGTCCGAGGTGTTCGGCAAGCTCGCCCAGCAGGCCGACTGCGCGGTGCGGGTCCGCGCCTACGAGATCGGCACCCCAGAGCTGGCTGCGGACCCGAAGAACGTCCGTGGCAGGCGGGCCCGCGCCGACGTGCTGTTCGACAAGATCGGGATGAAGATGTGGGCGGACGGTTCGCCCTGGCAGGGCAACATCTTCACCACCTTCCCGTATCTGACCAACGCCACCACAGCGGGCATGGGCTTGGGGCCCGACCACCGCGGCCGGATGAACTACCCGCCCGAGCAGATCCAGGACCTGACCAAGGCCTTCGTGGATCAGCACTGGCAGGTTTCCTGCCACGTCCACGGTGACGCCGCGATCGATGTGGTGCTGGACGCATTCGAACAGGCGCGCACACCCCCGGCGTTACGGCCCCGGATCGAACACGTCGGGGCCATGCGGCCCGATCAGTTCGCGCGGGCCGCGAACCTCGGGATCACCCCGAGCCTGTTCATCGAACACATCTACTTCTGGGGAGATGTGCTGGTGGACAAGCTGTTCGGCATGGAACACGGGTCGCACTGGATGTCGGCTCGGTCGGCGCTGGACGCCGGCCTGCGGCTGTCGTTCCACAATGACGGCACCGTCACCCCGCCCAACCCGATCGGCAACATCGCCACCGCGGTGAACCGCATCGCCAAGGGCAGCGGCCGGGTCCTGGCTCCCGAACAGCGCATCGGCGTCGACGCGGCGATCAAGGCGCAGACCCTCAACGCCGCCTGGCAACTACGGCTGGACACCGAGATCGGCAGCCTGGAACCCGGCAAGTACGCCGATCTGGTGGTGCTGTCACACAACCCACGTCGGGTCCCGCCGGCCGACCTGCGCGACGTGGCCGTGGAGGCCACGTACCTGATGGGCCGGCAGACCTACGGGAAGGTGCTGGGGTAG
- a CDS encoding MBL fold metallo-hydrolase, with product MPAAEFWLCRTCGVEHDATPPVCAICEDDRQWVPPDGQHWATLDGLAAEGMQSYAFELEPGLIGIGSNPPLGIGQLGKLVCTPSGNMLWDPPGFVDDTAVAAALEQGPVLGVVASHPHMFGAQVEWARRLGGVPVYVNAADSQWVMRPDPAIRYWSGRLELAPGLSVIQVGGHFPGSSVACWDAGAEGRGVLLVGDTVFPNPDRRTVAFLRSYPNRIPLSAAVAQRMAATLEGLRFDRIYGLHTNTIDTDAVAAVRFSADRHAAWARGDHDDLT from the coding sequence GTGCCCGCAGCCGAGTTCTGGCTGTGCCGGACCTGCGGTGTCGAACACGATGCGACGCCGCCGGTGTGTGCAATCTGCGAGGACGACCGGCAATGGGTGCCGCCGGACGGCCAACACTGGGCCACCTTGGACGGCTTGGCCGCCGAAGGCATGCAGTCCTACGCCTTCGAACTGGAACCCGGGCTGATCGGGATCGGCAGCAATCCGCCGCTCGGTATCGGTCAGCTGGGCAAGCTGGTGTGCACGCCGAGCGGCAATATGCTGTGGGATCCCCCGGGATTCGTCGATGACACCGCGGTCGCCGCGGCGCTCGAGCAGGGCCCGGTGCTCGGGGTCGTCGCCAGCCACCCGCACATGTTCGGCGCCCAAGTGGAATGGGCCCGTCGACTCGGCGGGGTGCCGGTGTACGTCAACGCTGCCGACAGCCAATGGGTGATGCGTCCGGACCCGGCGATCCGGTACTGGTCCGGCCGGCTGGAGCTCGCACCCGGGTTGAGCGTGATTCAAGTCGGCGGCCACTTTCCGGGCAGCTCCGTCGCATGCTGGGACGCCGGTGCCGAGGGGCGCGGGGTGCTGCTGGTGGGTGACACCGTCTTCCCGAACCCCGACCGGCGCACCGTGGCGTTCTTGCGCAGCTACCCGAACCGGATTCCGCTGTCGGCTGCCGTCGCCCAGCGGATGGCCGCAACGTTGGAGGGGTTGCGCTTCGACCGCATCTACGGGCTGCACACCAACACCATCGACACCGATGCCGTGGCCGCGGTCCGGTTCTCGGCGGACCGTCACGCCGCGTGGGCGCGCGGCGACCACGACGACCTCACCTAG
- a CDS encoding metal-sulfur cluster assembly factor, with amino-acid sequence MSELGPDELLAEVEESMHDVIDPEIGINVVDLGLMYDLSIRQDDGGPTAVVTMTLTSPACPLQDMIAEQVENATVGAGLVKKVDLSWVWEPAWGPDKITDEGREMMRAVGFTV; translated from the coding sequence ATGAGCGAATTGGGACCGGACGAGCTGCTCGCCGAAGTCGAGGAATCGATGCACGACGTCATCGACCCCGAGATCGGCATCAACGTCGTAGACCTCGGCCTGATGTATGACCTGTCGATCCGCCAAGACGATGGCGGTCCGACCGCCGTCGTCACCATGACGCTCACCTCGCCGGCCTGTCCGCTGCAGGACATGATCGCCGAGCAGGTCGAGAACGCCACCGTGGGCGCCGGCCTGGTCAAGAAGGTCGACCTGTCCTGGGTCTGGGAGCCCGCCTGGGGACCGGACAAGATCACCGATGAGGGCCGCGAAATGATGCGCGCAGTCGGTTTCACGGTCTGA
- the sufU gene encoding Fe-S cluster assembly sulfur transfer protein SufU: MGECETLRLEQFYQEVILDHYKHPQHRGLREPYGAQVHHVNPTCGDELTLRVALSPDGTQIADVSYDGQGCSISQAATSVLATQVIGLTVEQACATFDAFHEMVSSRGTVEGDEEVLGDGIAFAGVAKYPARVKCALLGWMAFKDALAQALSKAEEQTLASVSVSQPRR; the protein is encoded by the coding sequence TTGGGGGAGTGTGAGACGTTGCGTCTTGAGCAGTTCTATCAAGAGGTGATCCTCGATCACTACAAGCATCCGCAGCATCGCGGTCTGCGGGAGCCCTACGGCGCGCAGGTGCACCACGTCAACCCCACCTGCGGTGACGAACTGACGCTGCGGGTGGCGCTGTCGCCCGACGGTACGCAGATCGCCGATGTCTCCTACGACGGGCAGGGTTGCTCGATCTCGCAGGCGGCGACCTCGGTGCTGGCCACCCAGGTGATCGGTTTGACGGTAGAGCAGGCGTGCGCGACGTTCGACGCCTTCCACGAGATGGTGTCGTCGCGGGGCACCGTGGAAGGCGACGAAGAAGTGCTGGGCGACGGCATCGCGTTCGCCGGGGTGGCCAAGTACCCGGCGCGAGTCAAGTGCGCGCTGCTCGGCTGGATGGCGTTCAAAGATGCGCTGGCGCAGGCACTTTCCAAGGCAGAAGAACAGACGTTGGCATCCGTCAGTGTCTCTCAACCCAGGAGATGA
- a CDS encoding cysteine desulfurase — MTLSVSRPAVPDLDAIRADFPILNRVMRGGSRLAYLDSGATSQRPLPVLDAEREFLLNSNGAVHRGAHQLMEEATDAYEDGRSAIARFVGADPDELVFTKNATESLNLLSYALGDNRFERAVGPGDVIVTTELEHHANLIPWQELARRTGATLQWYEVTPDGRIDLDSLELDERVKVVAFTHHSNVTGALAPVEELVSRARAVGALTVLDACQSVPHQPVDFHALGVDFAAFSGHKMLGPNGIGVLYGRRELLAALPPFLTGGSMIETVTMVASTYAPAPQRFEAGTPMTSQVVGLAAAARYLDAIGMDVVAAHERELVAAALEGLAGIPGVHIVGPTTTIDRGSPVSFVIDGVHAHDVGQVLDDDGVAVRVGHHCAMPLHRKFNVAATARASFAVYNTHEEVERLLAGVRRAVEFFGGV, encoded by the coding sequence ATGACACTCTCGGTCAGCCGTCCGGCGGTGCCGGACCTCGACGCGATTCGGGCGGATTTTCCGATCCTGAACCGTGTCATGCGCGGCGGAAGCCGGCTGGCCTACCTGGATTCCGGCGCCACCTCGCAGCGGCCGCTGCCGGTGCTCGACGCCGAGCGGGAGTTTCTGCTGAACTCCAACGGGGCGGTGCACCGCGGGGCGCACCAGCTGATGGAGGAGGCGACCGACGCCTACGAGGACGGCCGGTCCGCGATCGCGCGCTTCGTCGGCGCCGACCCGGACGAGCTGGTGTTCACCAAGAACGCCACCGAGTCGCTGAACCTGTTGTCCTATGCGCTGGGCGACAACCGCTTCGAGCGGGCCGTCGGCCCGGGTGACGTCATCGTCACCACCGAGCTGGAACACCACGCCAACCTGATTCCCTGGCAGGAGCTGGCGCGGCGCACCGGTGCGACCCTGCAGTGGTACGAGGTGACGCCCGACGGGCGCATCGACCTGGACTCGCTGGAACTCGACGAGCGGGTCAAAGTCGTTGCTTTCACCCATCACTCGAACGTGACCGGCGCACTGGCCCCGGTCGAAGAGCTGGTGTCGAGGGCCCGCGCGGTGGGTGCACTCACTGTGCTGGACGCCTGCCAGTCCGTTCCGCACCAGCCGGTCGACTTCCACGCGCTGGGTGTGGACTTCGCGGCGTTCTCCGGGCACAAGATGCTGGGGCCCAACGGGATCGGGGTGCTCTACGGCCGGCGGGAGCTGTTGGCGGCGCTGCCGCCATTCCTCACCGGTGGATCGATGATCGAGACGGTCACGATGGTGGCAAGCACCTACGCTCCGGCGCCGCAACGTTTCGAGGCAGGCACGCCGATGACCTCGCAGGTCGTCGGGTTGGCCGCGGCCGCTCGCTATCTCGACGCGATCGGGATGGATGTGGTGGCGGCTCACGAACGTGAGCTGGTGGCCGCCGCACTCGAGGGACTCGCCGGCATTCCCGGGGTGCATATTGTCGGGCCGACCACCACGATCGACCGCGGCTCGCCGGTGTCGTTTGTGATCGACGGGGTGCATGCGCACGACGTCGGGCAGGTGCTCGACGACGACGGTGTCGCGGTCCGGGTGGGCCACCACTGCGCAATGCCGTTGCACCGCAAGTTCAATGTTGCTGCCACCGCCCGAGCCTCGTTCGCGGTGTACAACACCCACGAGGAGGTGGAGCGCCTGCTGGCGGGTGTTCGCCGGGCCGTGGAATTCTTTGGGGGAGTGTGA
- the sufC gene encoding Fe-S cluster assembly ATPase SufC, translated as MSTLEIKDLHVSVSPGGAGDDGAATIPILHGVDLTVNSGETHALMGPNGSGKSTLSYAIAGHPKYIVTSGSITLDGQDVLAMTVDERARAGLFLAMQYPVEVPGVSMSNFLRTAVTAMRGEAPKLRAWIKEQRAAFAELGIDSGFAERNVNEGFSGGEKKRHEILQLSLLKPKIAILDETDSGLDVDALRVVSEGVNRYQETEHGGVLVITHYTRILRYIQPQFVHVFAGGRIVESGGPELADELEENGYERFTEQAAAAEA; from the coding sequence ATGAGCACACTGGAAATCAAGGATCTGCACGTGAGTGTGTCGCCCGGCGGCGCCGGCGACGACGGCGCGGCGACCATCCCGATCCTGCACGGCGTCGACTTGACGGTGAACTCCGGTGAGACCCATGCCCTGATGGGGCCCAACGGGTCCGGCAAGTCCACGCTGTCCTACGCGATCGCCGGGCACCCCAAGTACATCGTGACGTCGGGTTCGATCACCCTCGACGGCCAGGACGTGCTGGCGATGACCGTCGACGAACGTGCGCGCGCGGGCCTGTTCCTGGCCATGCAGTATCCGGTCGAGGTGCCGGGGGTGTCGATGTCGAACTTTCTGCGCACCGCGGTGACCGCGATGCGCGGTGAGGCGCCGAAGCTGCGGGCCTGGATCAAGGAACAGCGCGCCGCGTTCGCCGAGTTGGGCATCGACTCCGGCTTCGCCGAACGCAACGTCAACGAGGGGTTCTCCGGCGGGGAGAAGAAGCGCCACGAGATCCTGCAGCTGAGCCTGCTCAAGCCGAAGATCGCGATCCTCGACGAGACCGACTCCGGCCTGGACGTCGACGCGCTGCGGGTGGTCAGCGAAGGGGTGAACCGCTACCAGGAGACCGAACACGGCGGCGTGCTGGTGATCACCCACTACACCCGCATCCTGCGCTACATCCAGCCGCAGTTCGTGCACGTCTTCGCCGGCGGGCGGATCGTCGAGTCGGGCGGACCGGAACTCGCCGACGAGCTCGAAGAGAACGGCTACGAGCGCTTCACCGAGCAGGCCGCAGCGGCGGAGGCCTGA
- the sufD gene encoding Fe-S cluster assembly protein SufD, with product MQFTSFDVEAFEVPHGRDEVWRFTPLRRLRGLHDGSAVADASAAIEVLGSDAVRIETVARGDHRLGAAGAPADRIAAQAFSAFREATVVTVPKEADVEEPIRITVTGPGAGATAYGHLQLRAEELSRATVVIDVRGSGTYADNVEFVVGDAAQLTVVWIADAAADLVHVTMHHAALGKDAVLRHSAVQLGGELVRLTGRVRFDGPGGDAEMLGLYFADDGQHLESRLLVDHAQPNCRSNVLYKGALQGDPDSALPDAHTVWVGDVLIRATGVGTDTFEVNRNLVLADGARADSIPNLEIETGEIVQAGHASATGRFDDLQLFYLQARGIPEEQARRLIVRGFFGEIIAKIPVPAVQERLTEAVERELAVTENK from the coding sequence ATGCAGTTCACCTCGTTCGACGTCGAGGCATTCGAGGTGCCGCACGGTCGCGATGAGGTGTGGCGGTTCACCCCGTTGCGCCGGCTGCGCGGTCTGCACGACGGTTCCGCGGTCGCTGACGCGTCCGCCGCCATCGAAGTCCTCGGCTCGGATGCCGTTCGGATCGAGACGGTCGCGCGCGGCGATCACCGGCTGGGGGCCGCCGGAGCTCCCGCGGACCGGATTGCGGCCCAAGCCTTCTCGGCGTTTCGCGAGGCGACGGTAGTCACCGTGCCCAAGGAAGCCGACGTCGAGGAGCCTATTCGGATCACTGTCACCGGCCCCGGAGCGGGAGCGACGGCCTACGGCCATCTGCAGCTGCGTGCTGAGGAACTGTCGCGGGCAACCGTCGTGATCGACGTGCGAGGCAGCGGAACCTACGCCGACAACGTCGAATTCGTGGTCGGCGACGCCGCACAGCTGACCGTGGTCTGGATCGCCGACGCCGCCGCGGACCTGGTGCACGTCACCATGCACCACGCGGCGCTGGGCAAGGACGCGGTGCTGCGCCACAGCGCCGTGCAGCTGGGCGGCGAATTGGTACGCCTGACCGGGCGGGTCCGGTTCGACGGCCCGGGTGGCGACGCCGAAATGCTCGGCCTGTACTTCGCCGACGACGGCCAGCACCTCGAATCGCGGCTGCTGGTCGACCACGCCCAGCCCAACTGCCGCTCCAACGTGCTCTACAAGGGCGCGCTGCAGGGCGACCCGGATTCTGCGCTCCCGGACGCCCACACTGTCTGGGTCGGAGACGTGCTGATCCGCGCGACGGGCGTCGGCACCGACACCTTCGAGGTGAACCGCAACCTGGTGCTGGCCGACGGTGCCCGGGCCGACTCGATTCCGAACCTGGAGATCGAGACCGGGGAGATCGTGCAGGCCGGACACGCCAGCGCGACTGGCCGATTCGATGATCTCCAGTTGTTCTACCTGCAGGCGCGCGGCATCCCCGAAGAGCAGGCCCGGCGCCTGATCGTGCGCGGCTTCTTCGGCGAGATCATCGCCAAGATTCCGGTGCCCGCGGTGCAGGAGCGCCTCACCGAGGCCGTGGAGCGTGAGCTCGCGGTCACCGAGAACAAATAA
- the sufB gene encoding Fe-S cluster assembly protein SufB: protein MTLTPEATAAAAEPTTQEETIASLGRYEYGWADTDVAGAAAQRGLSEAVVRDISAKKNEPEWMLQARLRAYRTFMKKPMPNWGSDLSGIDFDNIKYFVRSTEKQAQTWDDLPDDIRNTYDRLGIPEAEKQRYIGGVAAQYESEVVYHKIREDLEAQGVIFLDTDTALKEHEELFREHFATVIPAGDNKFSALNTAVWSGGSFIYVPKGVHVDIPLQAYFRINTENMGQFERTLIIVDEDAYVHYIEGCTAPVYTSDSLHSAVVEIVVRPGGRCRYTTIQNWSVNVYNLVTKRARAEAGATMEWVDGNIGSKVTMKYPAVWMTGEHAKGEVLSVAFAGEDQHQDTGAKMLHLAPNTSSNIVSKSVSRGGGRSSYRGLVEIHKGAHGAKSSVKCDALLVDNVSRSDTYPYVDIREDDVTVGHEATVSKVSENQLFYLMSRGLTEDEAMAMVVRGFVEPIAKELPMEYALELNKLIQLQMEGSVG from the coding sequence ATGACACTGACGCCGGAGGCCACCGCAGCAGCTGCGGAGCCGACCACCCAGGAAGAGACCATCGCGTCGCTGGGCCGGTACGAATACGGTTGGGCCGACACCGATGTCGCGGGCGCCGCCGCCCAGCGCGGGCTGTCCGAGGCCGTGGTGCGCGACATCTCGGCCAAGAAGAACGAGCCGGAGTGGATGCTGCAAGCCCGCCTGCGGGCCTACCGGACGTTCATGAAGAAGCCGATGCCCAACTGGGGCTCGGACCTGTCCGGTATCGACTTCGACAACATCAAGTACTTCGTGCGGTCCACCGAGAAGCAAGCCCAGACCTGGGACGACCTGCCCGACGACATCCGCAACACCTATGACCGGCTGGGCATCCCGGAGGCCGAAAAGCAGCGCTACATCGGGGGCGTCGCGGCCCAGTACGAGTCCGAGGTGGTCTACCACAAGATCCGCGAGGACCTGGAAGCCCAGGGCGTGATCTTCCTCGACACCGACACCGCGCTCAAGGAACACGAGGAGTTGTTCCGGGAGCACTTCGCCACGGTGATTCCGGCCGGGGACAACAAGTTCTCCGCGCTCAACACCGCGGTGTGGAGCGGGGGATCGTTCATCTACGTGCCCAAGGGCGTGCACGTCGACATCCCGCTGCAGGCCTACTTCCGGATCAACACCGAGAACATGGGCCAGTTCGAGCGCACCCTGATCATCGTCGACGAAGACGCCTACGTGCACTACATCGAGGGCTGCACCGCGCCGGTCTACACGTCGGACTCGCTGCACTCTGCGGTGGTGGAGATCGTCGTCAGGCCCGGCGGCCGGTGCCGCTACACCACCATCCAGAACTGGTCGGTCAACGTCTACAACCTGGTCACTAAGCGGGCCCGGGCCGAGGCCGGGGCCACCATGGAGTGGGTCGACGGCAACATCGGCTCGAAGGTCACCATGAAGTACCCGGCGGTGTGGATGACCGGCGAGCACGCCAAGGGCGAGGTGCTCTCGGTGGCGTTCGCCGGCGAGGACCAGCACCAGGACACCGGCGCCAAGATGCTGCACCTGGCGCCCAACACGTCGTCCAACATCGTCTCCAAGTCGGTGTCGCGCGGCGGCGGGCGGTCCTCCTACCGGGGCCTGGTGGAGATCCACAAGGGCGCGCACGGCGCGAAGTCGAGCGTGAAGTGCGATGCGCTGCTGGTCGACAACGTCAGCCGCAGCGACACCTACCCCTACGTCGACATCCGTGAGGACGACGTCACCGTCGGCCACGAGGCCACCGTGTCGAAGGTCAGCGAGAACCAGCTGTTCTACCTGATGAGCCGCGGCCTGACCGAGGACGAGGCGATGGCAATGGTGGTGCGCGGCTTTGTCGAGCCGATCGCCAAGGAACTGCCGATGGAGTACGCGCTGGAGCTCAACAAGCTGATCCAGCTGCAGATGGAAGGCTCGGTGGGCTAG
- a CDS encoding helix-turn-helix transcriptional regulator has protein sequence MPVTELAGGHDTRHAVVRLLMESGSITAGEIGARLGLSAAGVRRHLDALIEMGDAEAHAAASWQQVGRGRPAKRFQLTEAGRGKLGHRYDDLAVAAMRQLREIGGEDAVVDFARQRIDTILAKVAAVAAGDGTDDDGDLETTAQRIAGALTEAGYAATTARVEGGVPAVQILQHHCPVANVAKEFPELCRAERQAMAEVLGTHVQRLATIADGGYVCTTHVPLTNRSAKAGKAGKSSTAGTVKKQH, from the coding sequence ATGCCGGTAACTGAGCTCGCCGGCGGCCACGACACCCGTCACGCCGTGGTGCGCCTGCTGATGGAATCCGGATCGATCACCGCGGGGGAGATCGGCGCCCGGTTGGGCTTGTCGGCCGCCGGGGTGCGTCGCCACCTCGACGCCCTGATCGAGATGGGTGACGCCGAGGCACATGCGGCGGCATCCTGGCAGCAGGTGGGGCGTGGGCGTCCGGCGAAACGGTTCCAGCTAACCGAAGCCGGCCGCGGCAAGCTTGGTCACCGTTACGACGACCTCGCGGTGGCCGCCATGCGCCAACTGCGCGAGATCGGCGGTGAGGACGCGGTGGTCGACTTCGCGCGACAGCGCATCGACACCATCCTGGCCAAGGTCGCGGCCGTCGCAGCCGGCGACGGCACCGACGACGACGGTGACCTGGAGACCACCGCACAACGCATCGCCGGCGCACTGACCGAGGCCGGTTACGCCGCGACCACCGCGCGGGTGGAGGGTGGCGTACCGGCGGTGCAGATTCTGCAGCACCACTGCCCGGTGGCCAACGTCGCCAAGGAGTTCCCGGAGTTGTGCCGGGCCGAGCGGCAGGCGATGGCCGAAGTGCTGGGCACCCACGTGCAGCGGTTGGCGACCATCGCCGACGGCGGCTACGTCTGCACCACCCATGTGCCACTGACCAACCGAAGCGCCAAGGCCGGGAAGGCCGGCAAGTCCAGCACCGCCGGGACCGTCAAAAAACAGCATTAG
- the mptB gene encoding polyprenol phosphomannose-dependent alpha 1,6 mannosyltransferase MptB has product MAARRHSLSTSIAHLHGDERTVGSPLNAAELVALRRTRLFGATGTVLMAIGALGAGARPVVQDPTFGVRLLNLPSRLATVALTMTTTGAVMMALAWLMLGRFALGKRRMSRSQLDRTLLLWMLPLLVAPPMYSKDVYSYLAQSQISRLGLDPYRVGPAPALGLDHVFTLSVPSLWRETPAPYGPLFLWIGRGISALTGENIVTAVLCHRVVVLLGVGLIVWAVPRLAARCGVAEVSALWLGAANPLLLMHLVAGIHNEALMLGLMLTGTEFALRGITAAQPLLPSLRTRPEPHDWAPLAELLAGAVLITLSSQVKLPSLLALGFVAMALGWRWGGDLRAFLLAGTGMAALAAAVTGLIGWASGLGFGWVFTLGTANVVRSWMSPPTLIALGTGQVGILLGLGDHTTAVLSLTRAIGVLIIAVLVVWLLLVVFNGRLHPVGGLGVALGITVLLFPVVQPWYLLWAIIPLAAWATRPNFRIAVIAVTLVVGIFGPTANGDRFALFQIVDATLASAVVVLGLFLLTYRRLPWRELPAEAEPQAGDAPAEEPTPRSAAATDAYADSP; this is encoded by the coding sequence ATGGCAGCCCGCCGGCACTCGCTGAGCACGTCGATCGCGCATCTGCACGGCGACGAGCGCACCGTCGGCTCCCCGCTGAACGCCGCTGAGCTGGTCGCATTGCGGCGAACCCGGCTGTTCGGCGCCACCGGCACCGTGCTGATGGCCATCGGTGCGCTCGGGGCCGGTGCGCGGCCGGTGGTGCAAGACCCGACCTTCGGGGTCCGGCTGCTCAACCTGCCGTCTCGGCTGGCCACGGTGGCCCTGACCATGACCACCACCGGCGCGGTGATGATGGCGCTGGCGTGGCTGATGCTGGGCCGGTTCGCCCTGGGCAAGCGGCGGATGTCGCGCAGCCAGCTCGACCGCACCCTGCTGCTGTGGATGCTGCCGCTGCTGGTCGCCCCGCCGATGTACAGCAAAGACGTCTACTCCTACCTGGCGCAGAGTCAGATCTCTCGGCTGGGCCTGGACCCCTACCGGGTGGGGCCGGCGCCGGCCCTGGGCCTTGACCACGTCTTCACCCTCTCCGTCCCGAGCCTCTGGCGGGAGACGCCGGCGCCCTATGGGCCACTTTTCTTGTGGATCGGCCGGGGTATCTCGGCGTTGACCGGCGAAAACATCGTCACCGCGGTGCTGTGCCACCGGGTGGTGGTGCTGCTCGGGGTCGGCTTGATCGTGTGGGCGGTGCCGCGCCTGGCAGCGCGCTGCGGGGTCGCCGAGGTCAGCGCCCTGTGGCTCGGTGCGGCCAATCCGCTGTTGCTGATGCATCTGGTCGCCGGCATCCACAACGAGGCGTTGATGCTCGGACTCATGCTGACCGGCACGGAGTTCGCGTTACGCGGGATCACCGCGGCGCAGCCGCTGTTGCCGTCGCTGCGGACGCGGCCAGAGCCCCACGACTGGGCGCCGCTGGCCGAACTGCTCGCCGGGGCGGTGCTGATCACGCTGTCATCGCAGGTCAAGCTGCCATCGCTGTTGGCTCTGGGGTTCGTCGCCATGGCGCTGGGCTGGCGGTGGGGCGGCGATCTGCGGGCGTTTCTGCTGGCCGGTACGGGCATGGCCGCGCTGGCGGCGGCGGTCACCGGCTTGATCGGCTGGGCCAGCGGGCTGGGCTTCGGCTGGGTCTTCACCCTGGGCACGGCCAACGTGGTGCGCAGCTGGATGTCGCCGCCGACGCTGATCGCCCTGGGCACCGGCCAGGTCGGGATCCTGCTGGGTCTGGGTGATCACACCACCGCGGTGCTGTCGCTGACCCGTGCCATCGGTGTGCTGATCATCGCGGTCCTGGTGGTGTGGCTGCTGCTGGTGGTGTTCAACGGCCGGCTGCATCCGGTCGGTGGGCTCGGCGTTGCGCTGGGCATCACCGTCCTGCTGTTCCCGGTGGTCCAGCCGTGGTACCTGCTGTGGGCGATCATCCCGCTGGCCGCCTGGGCGACCCGCCCGAACTTCCGGATCGCGGTGATCGCGGTGACGCTGGTGGTGGGCATCTTCGGCCCGACCGCCAACGGCGACCGTTTCGCCCTGTTCCAGATCGTGGACGCCACCCTGGCCAGCGCCGTCGTGGTACTGGGGTTGTTCCTGCTGACCTACCGGCGCCTGCCGTGGCGCGAGTTGCCGGCCGAAGCCGAGCCCCAGGCCGGCGACGCACCCGCCGAGGAACCGACCCCGCGGTCGGCCGCCGCCACCGACGCTTACGCTGATTCTCCGTGA